The DNA window AGCACCTTCCAGGAAAACGTCTCATAATAGACCATCATCCCGAAAAACGGATATAACGTAAGGCTGACAAAAGTAAGGTTGTTAAGGATCAGGATACGGCTCAGCTTATGGCTGTAGAACCACATAAAAAACTGGTATACAAGGAAAAAAAGGAATACCCGGTAAGAGATGACAAGTGCCACACCTAAGGAAATGATCCCTAAAAACAGATAGACATAGAGGAAATACCGCTGCGATATAAAGCTCTGGATCCTTGTCCTGAACGGCTTGACCACATGGTCTTTCTCAAAATCGTAAAACTGGTTGATGATTCCTCCTGCCAGAATAGTGAGGACGGTACAGAAAATAATGCCGTGAACTTTGAAATCGAAGACGAATTTCCTGAAGGATTCATCCCGGTTAAAGAGGAAAAACGTAGACACATACAAGGCAAAAGTAAGCAATGCAGCTACGAAGAACCTGGTGCCGACCATGAAGCCCACCAGTTGTGAAAATCTGTAAAAAAGAGATTTGGATGCAGGAGACGGGGTCCGCAAATTTTCTTTTTCAGAATTCATTCAGGTCTTTTAAAATCTGTATATCACTTCTTTCTGGAATCCTTCAAGCATTTTTTCAGCCTTCTCGTAGTCTTTGGTAAACCCGAGGATATAGCCACCGCCTCCGCTTCCGCAAAGTTTCAGGTAATAGGCATTGGAATCCAGGCCTTTCTTCCAGATGTTGAAAATACTTTCCGGAATCATCGGGCGGAAATGTTCATAGGCCCAATGGGATAGCTTTTTCAGATTTCTGAAAAACGGATTCATGTCTTTTTTAAGGAATGCGTCAATACACGCATTGTTATAACGGATAAATTCTTCTTTCAGCGTTTTACGGAATCCTTCGGTTTTCATCTTCTCGAAGAAAATCTGGATCATTGGTCCCGTTTCACCGGTCATTCCCGAATCGATAAGGAAAATGGCTCCTTTTCCTTCCTCTCCGTCCGGTATAGACACCCGGTCAAGATTTTCCCTGTTCTCAATCAGGATCGGCAAGTTCATATAACAGATCAGAGGATCCATACCTGAGCTCTTACCATGGAAATAGCTTTCCATTTCGCCGAAAACAGCCTTTAAATTTTTCAGGTTCTCTTTGGAAATGTTTTCAGGATCGTGCTTGATCAGGGAATATTTCTCAAAAATGGCAGCAACAAGTGCACCTGAGCTTCCTACGCCGTATCCCTGAGGAATATTGGAATCGAAGAAAAGCCCTGCGGCAATATCATCTTTGAAACGCTGTACATCCAGGGTAAAGTCTTCCGGCAGCTGCAGTTCCTGAAGGAAATCAGCATACTTCTGAAGGTGTCCGTTGGATCTGGCCTCAAATTCCGAATGGCTTTCTGAGAACTTTAAAGTACCCTTATAGAAACTGTAAGGTACCACAAGTCCCTGGGAATCTTCAATCATTCCGTACTCCCCGAATAAGATAATCTTAGCGTAAAATAGAGGGTTGGTCATACCGTTAATAAATCTTTTGCAAATTTAGCAATTATTCCATTCATTACCGCAAAATCCGCGCCGAATATGACCAGAGTCACCTTTTACAGGAATTTTTAAAGCAATCAGATCAGATCACAATCAAAACGGTATGCAACAGTAATCATATCGTCTAAGATTTATTTCAAAATGGATCATTCAGGTGCATAAAAAAAGCTGTTGTAAAACAGCTTTAAATCTTATAACGTTTCCTTATGGCTAAGGGTTTTTAATTTCAGAAACCGGATCAGCACCAGCCCGACTCCAAAGAAAATGGTCATGGAGAGTGCTGCAATCCGCATATTATTGAAATGCTCAATCAAAGTAGCAAATATGAATGTTCCCAAAATGATCGCCAGCTTTTCCAGCACATCATAAAAACTGAAAAAGGTTGTGTTTTCCATGGAATCCTGCGGCAGGAGCTTGGAATACGTGGAACGCGACATCGCCTGAAGCCCTCCCATAACCAGACCTACAACGGCAGCAACCCCGTAGAACTGATATTCTACCGTAGGGTTTTCCTTGTTCAGGAAAAAAGCCCAGATACAGGCAATGATCCATAAAAATACGGCAATGGAAATCACGTTTTTATTACCGATCCTTCTGGATAGCCTGGAGAAAATCACGGCACCTATGATGGCCTCGATCTGAATGACCAGCAAAGTACCAATCAGCCTATCCTGTGCAAGGTTGATCTCACTTTTCCCGAATAAGGTCGCCATCAGGAAGATGGTCTGCATTCCCACACTGTAAAAGAAGAAGCTTGAAAGGAAAAACTTAAGGTTCCTGTCCTTGAACAGTTCTCTTCCCACTTTAAACAGTTCATGGAAACTCTCTTTGGCAATATCCTTATAAAAACAAAGGTTGTCTTTCAGCACTTCCATAAATCCGCCCTGGTCTTCATGTCTTTTGAAGAGGTTTTTGTAATTCAGCAATACCAGGTCTTTCGGCAGTTTATCCTTGACATCCCCGAACTGCGGCAGATGCTTGAAGGTATACTGTGAAAACCCGAACCACCATGCTCCCGTAAACAGGAAGCTGATCCTGGTAAAGAGCAATTGCTGGGCAGCGCCTTTGGCAAAAACCTGGATCAGGAGCAGACAGATCACCACAAGGATCACAGAACCTATATACCCATACACATATCCTTTGGCAGAAAGGGCATCCTGCTTATCCTGCGTAGCGATATCCGGTAAAAACGAATTATAAAATACAAGGCTCCCCCAGAATCCCACACTGGCCGTTATACTGAATAAAAGCCCGAGGAAGACATTCTGCATGCCGGTAAACATAGCAAGCCCCATACAGGAAGTCGCTCCGAGATAGCAGAAAAACTGAAGGAAAGATTTCTTATTCCCGATAGTATCTGCCAGTGAAGACAGAAACGGGGACAGGAAAACCACGATCAGGAAGGAAATGGTTAATGAATATCCATACACTGCATCCGGCTGGTATTCTTTCCCGAATATGGTGATCATATGCCGTACCGGGACATCAATCCAGCGTTTGCTTTCTGCTACATATTCCTTTTTCTCATATGCAGTGGTAAGAATAGAATAGTAGATGGGAAATATGGTTGATGTAATAACCAGTGAATAGACGGAGTTCGCCCAGTCATAGACCGCCCAGGCCTTCATGATCTTCGGGTTATTTTTTATATTCTGCGGTTGCGGATTCTCAATTTCAGACATTTCAAATAAAATATTAGTTGCACAAAAATAGAAAAACCATTAAGAAATGGATAAAGTTTTATAAAAATTATCCGTTTCTTAATGGTAGTATATTCTTAAGCAGTCGGTTATATATTCTCAATAACAATGGCAGAAGCCCCGCCGCCGCCGTTACAGATGGCTGCAGCACCATATTTACCGTTGTTCTGCTTCAATGCATTGATCAGGGTAACGATGATCCTAGATCCTGAACTTCCCAGCGGGTGTCCTAATGCAACCGCCCCTCCGTTAACATTTACTTTCGCAGCATCAAGGCCAAGGATTTTGTTATTGGCCAGGCCAACTACGGAAAATGCCTCATTGAATTCAAAGATATCAATATCAGCGATTTCAAGGCCTGCTTTTTTCAGCGCGATCGGCAATGCTTTAGCCGGTGCTGTAGTAAAGTTTTCCGGTTCCTGGGCAGCATCAGCATAAGAAACAATCTTAGCCAGAGGCTTCAGTCCGAGTTCCTCCATTTTTTCCTTTGATACCAGGATGAGGGCAGAAGCTCCGTCATTCAGCGTGGACGCATTGGCAGCCGTTACCGTACCTTCTTCTTTTTTAAATACGGTAGGAAGGGTAGAAATCCTGTCAAAGTTTACCGCTTTGTATTCTTCATCTTCGGCAAAGATTACAGGTTCTCCTTTTCTTTGTGGGATTTCCACCGGCACTACCTCATCCGAAAATCTGCCTTCGCTCCAGGCTTTTGCAGATCTTTTATATGATTCAATAGCAAAATTGTCCTGATCTTCTCTGGAAAAGCTGTAATCTGCTGCACACTTTTCAGCACAAACGCCCATATGCACTTTATTATAAACGTCGGTTAGGCCATCAAGCACCATACCGTCCTGCATTTTCACATCCCCCAGTTTGGTGGCTGTCCTGGCATGGTAATAATGCGGAACCATAGACATGTTTTCCATTCCTCCAGCTACAATCACCTCAGCATCACCGGCTTTGATAGCCTGCGCTGCCATGGTTACCGCTTTCATTCCGGACGCACATACTTTATTAATGGTGGTTGCCGGGGTACTGATGGAAAGTCCTGCTCCGATAGCAACCTGCCTTGCCGGTGCCTGGCCCTCTCCTGCCTGCAACACGTTCCCCATATAAATTTCCTGAACTTCTTTAGGATCAAGGCTGATCTTATCTAATGCTCCCTTTACAGCCACGGTTCCCAGCCTGGTGGCCGGAACAGCGGATAAACTCCCCATGAAACTTCCTATAGGTGTTCTAACTGCAGAAACAATGAATACTTCTTTCATGTGTATATAAATCTTTTTATTGTAGTATTAATTAGAAATGCTGATCCTATTCTATCGGCTTCTTATTTTTAGCCAGAAGCAGCAACAGAGCGCCTGCAAACTCCACCATCCATCCCCACTGCAATTTCACCACTCCGGCCAGGGTTTCGCTCCAGGACTTAAACGGCATAAAGCTGAAATACTGTAATGCCTGTACCTTAACGGCAAAGAGTGTAAAAATGAAGAGAAGGATCAGCAGGATTGCCGAAATCCTGATTATTTTTGACCGGCTGTTGATAATTCCCCATAGTGCCAGCGCACAGAGCATCCAACATCCTGAAGCCAGGAAATGGTCAAGCTTCCAATAGTTCCAGTTCCCGATTACAGGAATGTGGACGAGCGGAAGAAAACTGCCGATGACCACCAATAAGACTGCTGATAACTGAATATTTTTCATATTTCTTATCTTGCCAAAATACAAAAAAAATTATATTCCTCGTCACAGTAATATAAAAATGAACCTTGCAGAGCTATTTGCTCTAATACTCGAAAATACTTCATCTATAATTAAACATTCCATACTTTTTAAGCCTTATCATTGAGGATTTGACACATCCGCATTTTGATTGATAGGGTCCAAACAGACATTTTAATGTACATATGCTAACGGTGCATGAACATTTTTCATATTTTTGCTTAAAAATTAGCAATATGAAAAAAAAGGTTGTGCTGATTCAGGATAATGAAGACATCCTTAATATTATGGATGAAATCCTGGAAGACAAGGGTTTTGATGTAACTTCATCCCTGACTACGGAACCTATTGACAATATAGAGGAAATTGATCCCGATGTAGTTATTGTGGACGACTATATCAAAGGCGATAAAAAAGGTTCTGAAGTGATCAAAGACCTTAAAGAAGACCCTGAAACGGAAGATGTTTCCTCCGTATTAACCTCCACGTCTACTGAGCTCCCGCAGATTGCCAAGGAATGCAAAGCCGATGACTTCATTGAAAAACCTTTCGATATTGATCATATGGTAGATGTAGTCAAAAGGAATACATAAAATATTTAAATGCTGCCGTTTCATACCGGTACAGAAACCTTTGATTTCTTCTATCCATACCCTGATATTTAGATATGGATAATCATTACACCCATTATTTAAGCAATTGAATTGATATCTTCCGCAAAAGCTATATTTTCCGGATCCTCCTGAAGATAAAAAATCTCCCTTTCTTTCTGCCGTATGGTTTGCAGTTTTATCAACGGGACAATTCTGGTCAGTGTAACCTGATGTATTTTCCCTGAAGAATCCGCATATTCCAGGGTAAACCTGAACTGTGGGTTCTCATTGATATACGTTCCTGTCTGTTCTGTTTTGAAGATCTTTGCCATTGTTTTGAGGCCGGCAAATTTCAATCTCAGCAGGTCTTTACCAGCGATGAAACCGCCTCCTTTTCCCAGGAGCTTAAAAAAGATCAGCCATATCAGCAGGATGATCCCATAAATTACGAACGGAGATACAATCAACGGATGCCCGATCTCCAGGAAACGCCATCCGTACCCATGGTTCTCCAAAGAATATGCATATAAGAAATATCCGGTTACCAAAACAGCAAACATCAGCCACGCAACATAGAGACGATAATTGATCCGGGTCTGTATGCCATCCAATACTATATAAGGTTGTTTTCTAAAGGTTTCGTCTACCCATAAATAGATCGTGTTTCCTGTTTCGAACCTTTTCTGTGCCGGTTTTGAATCATTGATTTCCATGGTGTGCCATACTGTTGTACCGCGCAGGTTGTCAAACTCCATGATAATGGATCTACGTTCAAACTTACTTGAAATAGATCCCAGCGTCTTGGACTCAATGATTTCCGCACTTATTTTTTTGCCGTGTTTTGAAATGTAGCCAATATTCCGCTGCGCCTGAAAAGAATACTTGTAAATCATGTACAATGCCAGCAGGAAAATACCCGTCCAGAGCGTAATGCTGAGGATCAGGTAGAAAATGGCCGTACTGCCGCTTCTGTTTGCCAAATCACTGTAATGAACCGTACTGTAATAGATAATAGCAGGATGGACAAAAATAAAATACAGAATGATGATCACCCAAAATAATCCTAAAGCTCTTTTAATCATACCCCTTTTTCATGTGTTTAACCGGATCATGAAATGTAAACTTCCGGAATCAAATAGTATGCCTATTGCAGGGATACAACAGGCATAATGAGGTCCTACGACCGATAAGACCAGTTCAACAGTTCTTTATTTCGGCAGATCGATAGCACCAAAACCAATTATAAATACTGTTATGCATACTTTGAGATCCTGTATTATTTTAAACCATCCAGGATATTTTTCACGATCATTTCCGCATCTTCTCCCGCACCATACACCAGTCCGGATTTCTTCTTCCTTACCCATGGAAAACCCAGGCAGTAGACACCGTCTTTTATTTTGCCTTCTGTGTACCTGGGAATTCCACTGGTATCAAGCCAGGAGTCCGGCAGATAGGTAAAATCAGATCCGAATCCCGTTGCCCAGATGATGGTACTGATGTGATCCGAATCAAAAGCCAGCTTATGAATCCCAGATGCAGCGTGGAAATGTTTATCAGGAATGTCTGCTTTGTCATGCTCTACAGGAGGCATGGAAATCGCACCAGACTGATGTTTCAGGTAAGCATCGATTGCCTTTTTTATTGATGTTGAAGCCTCATCAGCAAAACGGATATGCTCTTTTGCATTGTCAGCAAAATATAAACTTCTGTTTCCCGTATCTTCCATATTCCCTAAGACACTCACACCAAGCTGAAACAGCCCTCCGTTTCCAATATCTTTAAGGCTTCCTAAAATAGTTACGCCGAGGTGATGCAAAGACTGGTAACTTACCGTATGTCCCAGAATGCCTACACCTGAGCTCTGCGGCTGTGTGGCACCCAATTCCGGCTTCTCTTTCAACTGGGACGCTGTGATGTCGTGACTACCGATCATTTCCATCCATTCCATGATATCTTTTCCCCTGTAGCGTCTGGGTGCACGCGGTACTTTGCTGCTTGCCAGATATACGTTGCGTCCTGAAACGGCGAGTTCTTCTGCGATCTGACAGCCCGACTGTCCTCCTCCCACCACTAAAATATTCCCGTCAGGAAGCTGACCCGGGTTTTTATATTCTGAAGCATGCAGCTGAAGTATATCCTGAGGGACATTTTCGGATAATTCCGGAAACCGGCTGCGGTTCATCATTCCCGAAGCAATAATGACTGCTTTGGCACTCCACTCACTACAATAACCTCCTCTTTCAGCCGTGATAATAAAGCGGCTGCCTTCATCATGGATACTCATTACTTTACAGTGTTCCTTTATCGGCAACTGAAAGGTGTTTACGTATAATTTAAGATAATCTGTAAAGCTGTCTTTTGTCATGAACTGATCCCTGATCTTTTCCTGAAGCTTCAGTCCCGGAAGCCATGTCATCCAGTTCGGCGTATTCATTTTGAATGAATTCCACCGCTGTGTGCTCCATGAGCTGCCAATGGTATGCTGCTCCAATACACAATGTTGTATTCCTTTTTGATGAAGAAAATAACTGGCGGCCAATCCTGCCTGTCCGGCTCCTATGATAATCACATCCTGTTTAAAATCCATTTGATTATAGAATAAATTATTACTTTTGTACAAAGTTGGGCGTTGAGGTTGGGATAGAGATAACGCAGGAATGATTAAAAATGACGCGATCATGCAAAAACGTAAAAACGTATGTATAGAACGGCAGAATCTGCAGGACAGTTTTTTTGTGCCATATATCGAAAAACAGCATTCGCTTACCAGGGATTCCAGCTCCTTTTCTTTCCGCGAAACAAGTTTCAACCATCTTCAGTTCATTGAATGCGGCTATCAGTTATACAGTGATGAAAACATATGCATAGACGTTGAAGATGAAGTACTGGAAATGCACTTCCGCCTGCAAGGGTCCAGCAGCATAACGAGGAATGGCAGACCGGTAAAACTTCAACAGGCAAACCATATGCTGACCTTTCAGCAGGAAAACCGGCAACAGGTTCAAATGCATCCGGTACAGAATGGAGACTTTTATGAGATCAGGATCGGTGTTTCCCATTTTGAGAAACTGCTGAGTGATTTTTACCAGCCTTCTATGGGGTATTCAGGAGCACCTTTACTTCTTACTCCGGAAATGCATCTGCTGATTTCCCAGATGAAAGGAACTGCCTACACCGGCAAGATGAAATCTTTATTCCTTGAGGCAAAGATGACTGAATTATTTCTCCTCCAACTGCAGCAGAACCAAGCACTTGCTTCGGGCAGAGATTTCAACATCAGAAATTCGGAAAAAGAAAAAATGCATCAGGTCAAAGAACTGATTGAACAGTATACTGATCAGTTTTTAACCGTTTCGGAACTGGCCCTACATTCTGATCTCACCCCCCGAAAACTCATGCAGGGATTTAAAGCATTATTTGGCTGTACGGTATATCAGTACATCATAGAACTGAAAATGCAGACTGCAAGAAGACTTTTACTTAATACAGATAAGTATGTCAATGAAATAGCACAGGATGTAGGATATCAGAACCCCCAGCATTTTATTGCTGCTTTCAAAAGAAAATTCGGTATCTCACCGGGGAAATTGAAAAATTGATCGTGTTTATATACCTATTTACATACAAAACCAATATCACAGAGTATGAATCCAAAACTTAAAAATGAAATCCTTCAGCTGTACAGAACGTTAAAGGAAGAAGACAACAAGAAAGAAAACAGGTTAGACCGCTGGAGGAACCTTGAGCCTGAATCAGCAGAATTTATTTCGATCATTATCAAAGGACAAAATACCCGCAATATGCTGGAACTGGGAACGTCTAACGGTTTCTCGACATTATGGTTTGCGGATGCCCTTGGAAAAACAGGAGGCCAATTGGTTACGGTAGAGATAGACCGCCAAAGGACGCAGCTGGCCAAAGATCATCTGGCTGCCTACGCTATTGAATCCGATGTTGAGTTCATTACCGGTGACGCCAAAGAATTCCTACATACTGCGGAGCCGGTTTATGATATTATATTCCTGGATGCCGAAAGGAAGTTCTATACGGAATACTGGAAAGACCTGAAAAGGCTGCTCAGCTTGAAAGGTTCTATGCTGATCGTTGACAATGTAGTTTCGCACAAAGATGAAGTACAGGACTTTATTGCCCTTATTGAACAGGAGCATGCCTATTCCCTTTCGATACTGCCGGTAGGTGCAGGATTGTTATGGGTAACTCTAGACTGAACACAGGATATGCTAATATTAATTTAAAAACTACACCCTGGCTTTCGTTCATAAAAAAATTGCACCTGATCAGGTGCAATTTGTATTGAAGTTACATGTATTATTTTAATGCTTTACCTTAGAAATCTCCTCAGGATGATGCTTATGCTTAAATAATACTGCGAACAGGATGGCTAAAACCAATGCATAAGCTGCAAAAGAAAGCCAGATCTGATGCCAGTCTTTTACCATGACGATGGATGATAATGTCCCGTCCGGCTGAACCGCTGCATTGAAGCTCTTTTTAAGGATTTCCAGGAATGTAGGGTTATCCGGCGTTGTCTGGAGATAAGCGGAAAGTTCCGATGCGCTGGTGAATTTATGGGTGAAAAAACGGTCAATAGCCCAGCCAGCGATATAGCTTCCCAATACGGCTCCAAAACCGTTGGTCATCATCATAAACAGCCCCTGTGCAGAGGAACGGATCTTTTTATCCGTGGTCGTCTCAACAAACAGAGAGCCTGAGATATTAAAGAAATCGAAAGCCATTCCGTAAACGATACACGAAGCAATAATAAGTATCAGGCCGAATCCATCAGGAATCCCGTAAGCAAAAAGCCCGAACCTCAATACCCATGCAAGCATGGACATCAGCATTACTTTTTTGATCCCGAATTTCTTCAGGAAAAAAGGAATCGCAAGGATAAACAGGGTCTCTGAAACCTGTGATATGGACATGATGATGGTTGAACGCTGTACCACGAAGGAATCTGCATATTTCGGGAAATGCTCAAACTCGCTGAGGAAAACATCCCCGTAAGCGTTTGTTAGCTGCAGCGCAGCACCCAGAAGCATGGAAAACAGCAGGAATAATGCGGTTTTATAATTCGCGAACAATTTAAAGGCATTCAGGCCCAGCTGCTGGTACAGCGGTGCTTTCTCGTCAATGAGTTTCTGTGGAGGACATTTCGGCAGCGTCAGGGCGTAAATCCCAAGGACAACAGCTACAGTCCCGGCAATATAAAACTGCCCTTCCGTCGCTTTGTTACCGGTAAGATTAGTGATCCACATGGCCACGATAAATCCTACGGTTCCCCATACGCGGATCGGTGGGAAATCTTTAACGACATCCAAGTCACTGTTTTTCAGGATCGTATAGGAAATGGAATTCGCCAGAGCGATGGTAGGCATGTAAAAGCACATGGCAAGCAGCATCACATAGAAGAAAGAATCCGGGGTGAGGGTATGCGGCAAAATAAACAATACCACACCATACAAAATGTGGAGTACCGAGAAAATCCTTTCTGCATTCACCCAGCGGTCTGCAATAATCCCGGTGATGGTCGGCATAAAAATGGAAGCTAT is part of the Chryseobacterium camelliae genome and encodes:
- a CDS encoding UbiA family prenyltransferase gives rise to the protein MNSEKENLRTPSPASKSLFYRFSQLVGFMVGTRFFVAALLTFALYVSTFFLFNRDESFRKFVFDFKVHGIIFCTVLTILAGGIINQFYDFEKDHVVKPFRTRIQSFISQRYFLYVYLFLGIISLGVALVISYRVFLFFLVYQFFMWFYSHKLSRILILNNLTFVSLTLYPFFGMMVYYETFSWKVLLMAVFLFLVLLCIDIVKDTLTRSVDKAFGYHTISNSFQPQTSKIIIGALLVVIMGVSVKLIDKEGISGIMGYYFEAGLLVMAVCMYLMIRYTRKTKFITLNILRFWVFIGILAMLLNGIENKL
- a CDS encoding mevalonate kinase encodes the protein MTNPLFYAKIILFGEYGMIEDSQGLVVPYSFYKGTLKFSESHSEFEARSNGHLQKYADFLQELQLPEDFTLDVQRFKDDIAAGLFFDSNIPQGYGVGSSGALVAAIFEKYSLIKHDPENISKENLKNLKAVFGEMESYFHGKSSGMDPLICYMNLPILIENRENLDRVSIPDGEEGKGAIFLIDSGMTGETGPMIQIFFEKMKTEGFRKTLKEEFIRYNNACIDAFLKKDMNPFFRNLKKLSHWAYEHFRPMIPESIFNIWKKGLDSNAYYLKLCGSGGGGYILGFTKDYEKAEKMLEGFQKEVIYRF
- a CDS encoding MFS transporter: MSEIENPQPQNIKNNPKIMKAWAVYDWANSVYSLVITSTIFPIYYSILTTAYEKKEYVAESKRWIDVPVRHMITIFGKEYQPDAVYGYSLTISFLIVVFLSPFLSSLADTIGNKKSFLQFFCYLGATSCMGLAMFTGMQNVFLGLLFSITASVGFWGSLVFYNSFLPDIATQDKQDALSAKGYVYGYIGSVILVVICLLLIQVFAKGAAQQLLFTRISFLFTGAWWFGFSQYTFKHLPQFGDVKDKLPKDLVLLNYKNLFKRHEDQGGFMEVLKDNLCFYKDIAKESFHELFKVGRELFKDRNLKFFLSSFFFYSVGMQTIFLMATLFGKSEINLAQDRLIGTLLVIQIEAIIGAVIFSRLSRRIGNKNVISIAVFLWIIACIWAFFLNKENPTVEYQFYGVAAVVGLVMGGLQAMSRSTYSKLLPQDSMENTTFFSFYDVLEKLAIILGTFIFATLIEHFNNMRIAALSMTIFFGVGLVLIRFLKLKTLSHKETL
- a CDS encoding acetyl-CoA C-acyltransferase, translating into MKEVFIVSAVRTPIGSFMGSLSAVPATRLGTVAVKGALDKISLDPKEVQEIYMGNVLQAGEGQAPARQVAIGAGLSISTPATTINKVCASGMKAVTMAAQAIKAGDAEVIVAGGMENMSMVPHYYHARTATKLGDVKMQDGMVLDGLTDVYNKVHMGVCAEKCAADYSFSREDQDNFAIESYKRSAKAWSEGRFSDEVVPVEIPQRKGEPVIFAEDEEYKAVNFDRISTLPTVFKKEEGTVTAANASTLNDGASALILVSKEKMEELGLKPLAKIVSYADAAQEPENFTTAPAKALPIALKKAGLEIADIDIFEFNEAFSVVGLANNKILGLDAAKVNVNGGAVALGHPLGSSGSRIIVTLINALKQNNGKYGAAAICNGGGGASAIVIENI
- a CDS encoding response regulator; translation: MKKKVVLIQDNEDILNIMDEILEDKGFDVTSSLTTEPIDNIEEIDPDVVIVDDYIKGDKKGSEVIKDLKEDPETEDVSSVLTSTSTELPQIAKECKADDFIEKPFDIDHMVDVVKRNT
- a CDS encoding flavin-containing monooxygenase encodes the protein MDFKQDVIIIGAGQAGLAASYFLHQKGIQHCVLEQHTIGSSWSTQRWNSFKMNTPNWMTWLPGLKLQEKIRDQFMTKDSFTDYLKLYVNTFQLPIKEHCKVMSIHDEGSRFIITAERGGYCSEWSAKAVIIASGMMNRSRFPELSENVPQDILQLHASEYKNPGQLPDGNILVVGGGQSGCQIAEELAVSGRNVYLASSKVPRAPRRYRGKDIMEWMEMIGSHDITASQLKEKPELGATQPQSSGVGILGHTVSYQSLHHLGVTILGSLKDIGNGGLFQLGVSVLGNMEDTGNRSLYFADNAKEHIRFADEASTSIKKAIDAYLKHQSGAISMPPVEHDKADIPDKHFHAASGIHKLAFDSDHISTIIWATGFGSDFTYLPDSWLDTSGIPRYTEGKIKDGVYCLGFPWVRKKKSGLVYGAGEDAEMIVKNILDGLK
- a CDS encoding helix-turn-helix transcriptional regulator, coding for MQKRKNVCIERQNLQDSFFVPYIEKQHSLTRDSSSFSFRETSFNHLQFIECGYQLYSDENICIDVEDEVLEMHFRLQGSSSITRNGRPVKLQQANHMLTFQQENRQQVQMHPVQNGDFYEIRIGVSHFEKLLSDFYQPSMGYSGAPLLLTPEMHLLISQMKGTAYTGKMKSLFLEAKMTELFLLQLQQNQALASGRDFNIRNSEKEKMHQVKELIEQYTDQFLTVSELALHSDLTPRKLMQGFKALFGCTVYQYIIELKMQTARRLLLNTDKYVNEIAQDVGYQNPQHFIAAFKRKFGISPGKLKN
- a CDS encoding O-methyltransferase → MNPKLKNEILQLYRTLKEEDNKKENRLDRWRNLEPESAEFISIIIKGQNTRNMLELGTSNGFSTLWFADALGKTGGQLVTVEIDRQRTQLAKDHLAAYAIESDVEFITGDAKEFLHTAEPVYDIIFLDAERKFYTEYWKDLKRLLSLKGSMLIVDNVVSHKDEVQDFIALIEQEHAYSLSILPVGAGLLWVTLD
- a CDS encoding nucleoside permease; translated protein: MNLKLRLTILSFLQFFVWGAWLITMANFWFGTKHWDGTQFGAVFGTMGIASIFMPTITGIIADRWVNAERIFSVLHILYGVVLFILPHTLTPDSFFYVMLLAMCFYMPTIALANSISYTILKNSDLDVVKDFPPIRVWGTVGFIVAMWITNLTGNKATEGQFYIAGTVAVVLGIYALTLPKCPPQKLIDEKAPLYQQLGLNAFKLFANYKTALFLLFSMLLGAALQLTNAYGDVFLSEFEHFPKYADSFVVQRSTIIMSISQVSETLFILAIPFFLKKFGIKKVMLMSMLAWVLRFGLFAYGIPDGFGLILIIASCIVYGMAFDFFNISGSLFVETTTDKKIRSSAQGLFMMMTNGFGAVLGSYIAGWAIDRFFTHKFTSASELSAYLQTTPDNPTFLEILKKSFNAAVQPDGTLSSIVMVKDWHQIWLSFAAYALVLAILFAVLFKHKHHPEEISKVKH